The genomic segment atacacaaaaaaagaaaaaaacatacaaaaaaaaagaaacagaCAATATTGAAAATGCAGACAAAATGGAAGAAACAGacaaaaagaaagaaacagaaaaaaataaaaaaaaagcccaaaataaaaaaacagccaaaaataaaaaaacagccaaagataaaaaaacagctgaaaataaaaaaatagccaaaaataaaaaaacagcccaaaataaaaaaacagcccaaaataaaaaaacagccaaaaataaaaaaacagccaaaaataaaaaaacagcCAAAAACCAAGAGACAACCAAAAAACAGGAAACACCCCCAAACGAAGAaacagataaaaaaaaaaaaccaacattgagaaaaaacaaaattaatgAATCAAAAGAAACCTTAAACCTTCAgctaataaataaaaacgaAGAAAACCAAAATGGGAAAGCACCAACAGATAATGAAAATCAAAAACCAATAAGTaaggaaaatgaaaaaataaaagagcaAGAAATAGAATTGGCCGAATTAATTAAACGTGAACGGAATTATGGTGACGAAGATGATGACGAAGAGAATTTAGAAGAATATTATGATGAATTACAAAATGATAACCATACACAAGATATGTCAGATAATGAAATAGTGGAGGAAGAAGAGAAAcgaaagaaaatgaaatctATTGAAGAAGagaaggaaaaagaaaaattggAAAGGCAAAAGAAAAtagattttataaaaaaagtggAACATTTATTAGAAGAAGATCAAAAAAATCatgtattatatgaaaagagACCGGAtatagataaattaaaatttggTGATAAGCCACCCCCAGGGAGTGAAGATTTAATGAACACCATATtgaaaaatgtaaatgaagatcacaataaaaatgaaattgaTAAAATAGAACAAATGaataacttaaaaaaaaaacatttattttatgaattgTACAGAATAAGTAATTCTAGTTCGTTTAAAGCACacaaaatatacacacatcCAGATTTAATATATGGAATGAAATATCGAAAACTAGGGGAAAGTAATTTATGCGTAAGTGAATTATGTATAGGTACAAATATGtatgaaaatgataatttCATTAGTAGAGATGATgtaaatgtattattaaatatggcATTTTATGAATACGGAATAAACTTTTTCGATATATGTGAATATGATCCCTTTCCATTTGATCCAGATAGTTATCGAAAGGGTCAAAATAGGAATATGAATTTATTTcttaaagataaaaaaagggaaaatattattataaatttaaggATGTGTTCTTCAAGGAATGTTAATAAATTAGAATATGGAGATTATTATTTAAGTTGGATAATGGAAGGATTAAAGGATGATACTCCGACGTTTTATAACATTGAAGAAAGGttagataaaatattaaaaaatcttAATACTAATTATGTAGATATATTGACAGTAGATATTCCTGAACGTTATTTACCCAACAACGAAAAAGGAgaagatacatatatatggggatttgaaaatttaaatactgaacaaaataaaaattctaTATCTATAGAAGAACaatttgatatattagaAAAGTTAATTTTAAAAGGAAAAGTTCGACATATTGCAGTATCAAATGAAAGCGTTTGGGGTATATACCAATGGTGTAAtttagcaaaaaaaaaaaaaaaaaaatatatgaaaattgtATGTgttcaaaatttatataatttacttcataaaaatgaagttGAATCTTCCGGGCTTGTAGAAATGATTTTAAAGGAAAATTATAATGTACCATTAGTACCATATGGTTTATTAGCTGGAGGAATATTAACTGGAAAATATTTAGATCCCGAACGTTATCATACCATGGGTCCAGAAAAAGTACTAGGAGATGATCAATTAGATCATGATTTAAATGAAGCTAGAGGTAATATACCAGAAGATTATGGTTATTTATCATATGGTCCAAAGAATGGTAGATGTAATAAATATCCTAATTTATACAAATCGCATAGATGTGTATGGGCACAAGATGCAACAggtgaatatttaaaattagcTAGATCTCATGGTATGTCCTTATCTCAATTAAGTTTAAGTTATGTTTATAGTAGACCATTTGTTGGTTCATCAATTATAGGTCCTAGAACATTAGGCCAATTAAAAGATTCGATCTTTGCATTAAATTATCCAATATATCAGCACACAGAATGGGATATacatgaaatatttttacgTTATAGAGGTTGTACTATGGATGGGAATACTATATTAAATTCGCTAGAAGATCCTAATAAAACAAGTcaaaatgttttttataaaacagCTAATATACCAATATTAAGTGGTGGTACCTTTTGGAAAAACTATCCATTACCAGATATTATGAAAAGATATGAATATACAGATTTAAAAGAAGAACATGATAGAATAAAATCGACGTTCGGTTTAAATGATGAACCAAATGATGCGAATTTTATTAGCTCTAGAATGTGGGTAGAgagagaaaaaagaaaaggtgAATATTTTGCGGTTAAAGaaagtaatatttttaagtggaataaattaaaaatttataaaggTGCTTATACAAAATTAAgtgaaaaagaaaagcaaGTTTATGATACTAGTGATTTCCATTTTACTTTTAAAAACAATACAATATCTGTTACACCTACAGATGAAGAAATcaaaaatttttatgataacGAAAAGAagatcaaaaaaattatcactcaaaatattaatgatcATCAAGAATTATTTCAATATAAAGAAGAATTAGGTCAGGACCTACCAGCACCTTTCAATAATTTAGATATTGATTTGATATACAAACAATTACTAAATAGACACAATATAAATCCAttagataaaaaagaattggATTCTATTTATGAGTATGTTAAATTAACACCTTCAGAATTAAAAACACAAGATTTctggtacatatataaatacaatccATTTGATACATCCTTTGCCTTTAGAACAGGAACAGAAccatgataatatatatatatatattatcaaatatatatatatatatatatatatgtatgaacatatataatttaattattttatttattttataatactttttatgtgtatattgtttaatttaatatttatattaatatttctaataattttttttttatacatttgtTTGGTAAATtgccacatatatatatatatatatatatatatatatatatatgtttcattaatttattttattttattttattttattattttattttttttttgtgtatactttttaatgtaacctttattttttttagggaaatcatataaaaaatgataaataaaatttttatatgtgtaaCACTTTATATTTGTACCTTACAAAAGATCAtatgatattaatatatgcaGATTGCTCAATTAAATTAttgtaaaaaagaaatatatatattatatatatatatatatatatatatatgttattattttttctttttcataactatattgttaatataattatcaaaATCTGGGTTATATATTCcagtatttatatattcgaTTTCTTCTTCACTTAATTTTGACGAAAGGAAATTTTGGGGTAACTGAAAAAAGTGATCATACCTgggatgataaaaaaaaaaaaaatatgagtgatataatattttgtataaatagaaaaataagatatcacacataatataatatatatatatatatatatatatatatatatatattataattatttattatttataatttattatttatttttacattatgATGACATCTGAATcatattttcctttattcttcatttttattttttggttagaatcattcatattatttaaatttgaCATAtcgtttttaatattttcaatatttttatttatatttgttatattagtTGCTTCTGTTTTATTGTTAATATGTACTTGTTTTTTCTCATCATCCTCATCGTCATTTAATACcaatttatcattatcatcatcactaTCATATTGTTCCTCcgattcttttttatttatcttatTTCCAACATTACTTATTAATCTATtcttattacaaaaaatatatttttttttatcatatggtacacatttcttttttataaagttACTATAtccttttataaaatttaaatctataaatgatttttcattttttatttttgaatatGGATCTGTAaattgataaaatatatataaaaaaaaaaaaaaaaaaaaaaattttacatgtataatataacatataaaaaagaaagggtacataaataatattttgatataaatttatacatatatataatctaaCGCATAAAGAATTTCAGggatttacaaaaaaattt from the Plasmodium falciparum 3D7 genome assembly, chromosome: 14 genome contains:
- a CDS encoding aldo-keto reductase, putative yields the protein MKYKKRLFVILFITFYSTYICNILCVLLKESSYHNINHIPKYKSIKNSKNTYKKYTMNNELNLSINKNKNKRKKRKSRSYFITNNYILHFKPFGYNKNIIKYNHISIVNNKTNYEIYNLNKNKQKLYSNDLGKEQDKKKKNTSKNKTETRNTQTNKADKSILSTEKKTSKTKSTLRKNKNNAKKKDNITIQANNEENKEIKQLQFETTENKDTQKKKKTYKKKETDNIENADKMEETDKKKETEKNKKKAQNKKTAKNKKTAKDKKTAENKKIAKNKKTAQNKKTAQNKKTAKNKKTAKNKKTAKNQETTKKQETPPNEETDKKKKPTLRKNKINESKETLNLQLINKNEENQNGKAPTDNENQKPISKENEKIKEQEIELAELIKRERNYGDEDDDEENLEEYYDELQNDNHTQDMSDNEIVEEEEKRKKMKSIEEEKEKEKLERQKKIDFIKKVEHLLEEDQKNHVLYEKRPDIDKLKFGDKPPPGSEDLMNTILKNVNEDHNKNEIDKIEQMNNLKKKHLFYELYRISNSSSFKAHKIYTHPDLIYGMKYRKLGESNLCVSELCIGTNMYENDNFISRDDVNVLLNMAFYEYGINFFDICEYDPFPFDPDSYRKGQNRNMNLFLKDKKRENIIINLRMCSSRNVNKLEYGDYYLSWIMEGLKDDTPTFYNIEERLDKILKNLNTNYVDILTVDIPERYLPNNEKGEDTYIWGFENLNTEQNKNSISIEEQFDILEKLILKGKVRHIAVSNESVWGIYQWCNLAKKKKKKYMKIVCVQNLYNLLHKNEVESSGLVEMILKENYNVPLVPYGLLAGGILTGKYLDPERYHTMGPEKVLGDDQLDHDLNEARGNIPEDYGYLSYGPKNGRCNKYPNLYKSHRCVWAQDATGEYLKLARSHGMSLSQLSLSYVYSRPFVGSSIIGPRTLGQLKDSIFALNYPIYQHTEWDIHEIFLRYRGCTMDGNTILNSLEDPNKTSQNVFYKTANIPILSGGTFWKNYPLPDIMKRYEYTDLKEEHDRIKSTFGLNDEPNDANFISSRMWVEREKRKGEYFAVKESNIFKWNKLKIYKGAYTKLSEKEKQVYDTSDFHFTFKNNTISVTPTDEEIKNFYDNEKKIKKIITQNINDHQELFQYKEELGQDLPAPFNNLDIDLIYKQLLNRHNINPLDKKELDSIYEYVKLTPSELKTQDFWYIYKYNPFDTSFAFRTGTEP